The sequence below is a genomic window from Coffea arabica cultivar ET-39 chromosome 4c, Coffea Arabica ET-39 HiFi, whole genome shotgun sequence.
GCGGTACCAAAGTGAAAGttagtcaaaaacatgaataaattCCATCCATGAGAAAATGAATATCATTGGCATGGAGCTCAGCGGACAGATTCTTGACGGCCTGATGAAGATCCTCGGTCAGTGGGTTGGGTTCTCCTCCAATAAAGAAACTTTGTCCTCCGTGTCTCTGCTGCGTGCTCCCTTGGTGTCCTACAAGCCATTTTTGTGGATCAACTGAAAAGCAAAAACAATGAGCAATATATGTAGTTGAAAAGCTTAGTTAAGAGCCAAGAAAAGAACTGAAAGAACTTCCAGAACATATTCAACATAGGAGTGCATGAGGTTTTGTTAGAAGTCTTCACTAAtaaccaatgttttgaaaaccggatCGGACCGGtcggttgaaccgcgaaccggtCATGCCTCCGGTCCGGTTCAATTAAAAACCCccaaaattaattaaaccagTCAAGAACTGGTTGAACCGGTAAAAATCGGGAGGTTTAACCGATTTTTAttaagtattaattttttaaaataaatattttttgtacTCAAAATTCTTAAtactaaaatgaataaaaaaaatattaaacatTTAAATCGAAATAAACCGATTGAACCTGTCGAATCGTGAACCGGAAGGTTTTCCAATTCACTTttcggtccgagtttaaaaacattgctAATAACATATAAGGGACTAAAACTTAGGTACCGAAACTCTACATATATTCCTATTGCCCAGGTTTTATGTGTACTCATGCTAAAGGCACACTCGTGTGTGTGCAATTtaagaataaattaatttttatgaattttttttaatgaattgaTAGTTATCTTGGTAGTTATGTCAATTGGTAGTTGTCTTGTAAAAAGTTTGGATATTTAAACCTATTGGTAGTtacaacaatatatatatatatatatatatatatatatatatatatatatatatatatatatgtttgttaTATATAATTGGATAGTTAGGATAAAATTTAGTTTTTGTgagaataaaaatgaaagtttaaaaagtgataaaagatGTTTAATGGCTAATAGAGATAAGGGTTAGAAATAATAGTTAATTTGAAAACACACAAAGTTAACACCATGCATGTTAACTACCTGCAGAGACGTAAAGATATTAGCATGTTAACAGATTCGAATTCTATGTATCCGTCTATGTTATAATTTATTTCGATATCGAATTTTGCACTGTGTATCATTATTCTGCATACTGCTACTTCATTGGTTGATTTATGTCTACGAAAAGTCCATGAAAATTTTTAGTGGAAGCAGAAAGGATTCTTCATTCTTGACTGTTGGTTGTCATATAAACTTATACGGAAGTGAACATTCATCAAACTTTTCGTCACCTATTAACTTCACCTCCTAATCTGATATGCATAGAGTAATTAACGAACTACTTCATGATGCATGAATCTGATAGATTCTAGGCCCGTGGcgacagaattttttttgggcTAAATGCAAAAAGCTCCCATGAACTATATACCTTGTTGCAATTTACCCCGTAAACTATTTTTATAGGCGTTTTGTTCTCTTTCATGATATAGTTAGACAAATCTACCCATCTTATCTTAagcattgttatttttctttattccctatcattttctttttagattcttcctctttattttctttaagcATTGTTTAAATCAATATACTAGATTACTCAAAActtgtttatttcttaatttctcattTCAAGACTTTATAAAAGAATTCTATGGTATAGAAGACTCTTTTTTTCAAATGTTGAAATCaatatcatttaagaaattgaactattcaaatatataagaacaaaatagagatattgattaatcaattattaatagtattaataacaaataaaaaatgaattactattgttgtttattcttatctttttatttcacttcAAATAACAATTGTTAACTTTTCTTTCTTACGTGATATATAATAAGTTACTTTTGTTATAAATAGATGAGTAATTGTAAACTCTAATTGGTTTATAGGTACTTAAATTGTTGAATTATTGGATTAGTGCACTTTACGATATAAGctacatatatttttttaataacaaaGAGTTTATGATGAAttattaagaatgaatttaacaaataaatgaattaaaaaagcagttcaaaaaatattaaaaattttgatgtaaGTCTTTTAGCGTTGAAAGGAAACATTGGCTAGTTCCATGAGCGaaggggggaaaaagaaaataaaaggaaaaagaaatgggagaaaagggaaaaaaaagaataagagaaaaaagaaaaaatttaagATAATAAAGATAGCGTTGTCCAAACATGTAATTCAAGGGAGCAAAATGCCTCTTATTATAGTGGAGGGGGTAAATTGCAACTAGGTATATAGTTTGTGagggtttttttgttttttttttttttttacatttaacCCCTCTCCCACCCCAGTTTCCCCAAACAAAGAGAATTGGAAAAAATTATAATTGGACTAAACTCAAAAACTCATGGAACTTGAACCCTCTTGCGACACATCAACTTGAGCTTTTATCTAGCTATTGGTATGACGAAAATCTGGACTAGGATGTTTGATCAATACGATGTTTCATGTTTGTTCTCCCGACTAATTAGGCCAAAAATGTTACTGGCAAATTCTAAAGATTGGAAGATATATGGTTAATGCACCATGATTTCTATGTACATGTTCCATTAGTTCATCCACTACTTAGTTGGAAATTAAGGTAATTTGCTCGGTACCACCTCAAAACAGGCACCATGAACGAATTCCTCCAAGAAGGTAACAGTGCAGATGTCTTCTTTCTGCATGTGTGAATCCAGTGTACgatgtaaaattttagacataAAGGGGGAACTTTATAGGTTTTTTGGATTGGGAATGTGGCAAATTCATCTGGTGGTTTCAAAATTTTGCAACCAAGTTTAAAATTTTCGCTTGTTTAGGTTCAAAAGTACTAATAAGTACTTTTTATCAACATTGTTTgaaattataaataaattttcatgttttgttgtCCTGGTCAACTATGACCCCAACTGACTTCTGTTTGAATCTTTTCCCTGATCCTATATAAGCAAAGACGTTATCGAAAAGTCTCAATAAATTTAAAACAGAAACGTCTGAATAAATATGAAAGTCCTGAACACGGATAGTAAACAAAACAACAGAGCACAAACACAACAGCAccagaaggggaaaaaaatgatgGAAGATAACAAATGTTATAACAGTCAGCAAATTCAtagaataaaatttaattttctccAACCTTGCATAATGTTTGCACATATCCACATTAACAATTAGAAGAAACAGAAGAATGCTGAAGACAGAGTCTTTGATGACAGAATCAATGCTAAACACTGCCCTTGACCAGGTTATCTGGCTCATAACCATCGCCTTGACTGGTGACGCGCTCACCCTTAACATCTGTCTCATCAAAGTAGTCCTCCCGAGCATTGTCCGCTAGCATCAGGGAGACCAACCAGAAAAGAGCTGAATCAAGAGACAGAAAGGCTCCTCCACCAAGAAGACCAGTCTTGGCAGTGGGACAATCTGTTTGCAGATTGTGATGAACCTTATGGCTCAGGTGCAGTTGTTCTGTGATAGTTGGCCACAACAGCATTGCTAGAGCTAATCCAGTCAAGCCCCTTCATTCAACAACGCCGGTTCAAAAGACAAAAAGAATTACAATTATAAAGTGAAAGGGTAACTGATATGACAAGAAGAGTTGGGGAGAAAAATTAAGCAAATGGGAGATAGAAACCTCTGCCATTGTTCAAGTGACTGATATCAGCAAGTCCAATTGTCGATTCAATCTAAGATACTAAATTCATATGTTTTCTTGTCCAACCTACCATGGCTTCATCAAGTATTTTTATCCCTGCTTTCACCAAGGGCTCTTACATATCAGTCCACAACCACCCCTGAGCTGCCGTGGTCTCTCGGAATTTAAACTCTTTGTCAAGTTTTCTACATTTTGAGCCATTATCCTAATAATGTTTTCTTCCCACATCAATCTTCAATTAATTATTCATTGAATAATGTCTCCTGCtgctttccctctttttttttttttttaataaaagtaagCTTTTTACTTCCTTGGTCACAGGAACAATGTTAGAATGCAAATTAAACATTTTAAGTCATACATCAGTCACTGGTTTGATAAGCTACTTCATCAGTAAACAGCTAATATTGCAGTAATAGTAACAGCATACAATTTGTATCCACAGCATAAAATCAGCCTGGCAAGAGGCAGAGGAGCATGCGGCACCACTAGTTTAGAAGGGAGAAAAGTGTTGTTGAAGCAAAACTAAGAGAAAACAGCTTAGCAGTCTTTCAACATAAATCTAGAAAGAAATTCCACAGATGATAGAAGCAGAGAGAAATACTTACAAAGCAATATTGAAAAAGACAGAGAAGCCAGTGTTCCGGAACAAAGCAGCCTGGGGAACAGACTTGCCTCGGTAAGGATAAAACAACGACAGGTATCCAGCCACACTAGCAGCGACCAGAAACACAATTGAACAAATGCCAAGGGCTACGGTCGGATCTTTAGGATAATTGCAAATGACAATATCTTTCACCGTCACTGCAGTACCAGATGCTGGCTGCAATTTCCAACATGCCAAAAAAGTATATAATCAGTAAAAGAGATCAGACATTAAGATGGAAATAAAAGGTTCAATTAAAAAGTATTAGGAGGATAGACACACAAGTAACAATATCAGTATATATGAATAACAATGTCATTAGTGTGATTTCCATATCATAAAAAAGTAAAGGATAATAAGAAATTCACAACCTTTCACTACTTGCAATCTAATTTGCACATTGTCACATCACACATTGCACAATGGACCACGTGTCAGCAGAAAGTCAGACAGTTAAAGGGATGAATCAGAAGAGCTAATCATGCATGTGTATGTATGTTTCAAAGATGCTCAAGACAACAGTGGACATTAACTCATATAATAGCCTAATACCTAATGCTTACTTTTATATCAGTAATTATCTAAACATATTTTCGCAAAATAACTGTTTgatcttttccaatatttcccCAGTAACTTACAAATCACTTCCTGACTCTTTGATCTTCTAGTCTTTCTTAACCACTCATCTCTCCCCTTTTTACAGCCATCACATTCCTCTCCCAATGCCGCTACTCTTCATGTTTCCACTTCTTtcattaatttctttcttctaccATTGTCCTTCTCTCCCACACACCTAAAAAATTCCACTTACTCTTCAATCAACGTCAATGCCCAACACCTAACTATGTCCCTTGTTAATCCTCAACGGAAATGCTAGTGTCACAAAGACCAAGCATAGACAGACCAATCAAGAATGGCAAAGAATAAATCAaagtgaagtttttttttttttattcttctctATAGTTGGCAAAACAAATGAAGTTCAGGACATAGAAGGCAGAACTCTTTATCAGTTTTCTAATTCACTGACTAGAAAGTGAGCCACTATAAGTCTATAACCAATGAAAGAATCGTTGTCCCAAAGACCACTTATGGCCATGAAGTAAGTAACCCCACTCAACCGCACCCAATGCCCAGAAAACAGAAAGGatcaaaattccaaaaaaaaaagtatacaaTCCATTCTCGTTTGCGACAGACACCAATTACTCCAGTAAGACACTATAACCTTAAAACATAGGATCTTTATTACCTTAACCCATAATGCTATGCAAAACAGAATGCCAACAAAGAATCGATTGAAGGGATCAACAACAAGCTTCAATTTTTACAAACCTTCTTGTTTTCAGCAACCACCCCGAATATGAAGGACAACGCTCCCAGTGTTGCTATTATCAGTGACATCTGTTTCATAGTCACTGCCatcttttctcaa
It includes:
- the LOC113738412 gene encoding uncharacterized protein; amino-acid sequence: MAVTMKQMSLIIATLGALSFIFGVVAENKKPASGTAVTVKDIVICNYPKDPTVALGICSIVFLVAASVAGYLSLFYPYRGKSVPQAALFRNTGFSVFFNIALGLTGLALAMLLWPTITEQLHLSHKVHHNLQTDCPTAKTGLLGGGAFLSLDSALFWLVSLMLADNAREDYFDETDVKGERVTSQGDGYEPDNLVKGSV